In a single window of the Fibrobacter sp. UWB15 genome:
- the floA gene encoding flotillin-like protein FloA (flotillin-like protein involved in membrane lipid rafts), with product MDTLLIVGIIIAAIAVIVLLAFIGKFFSLWLQALFSKANVSIFQLIGMRLRKVPPQVIVEARILSCKAGLPVDTNLLEAHYLSRGNVLRVIQALIAANKANIKLDFKEAAAIDLAGRNVLEAVQMSVNPKVIETPKVSAVALDGIQLHAVTRITVRASIQKLVGGAGEDTVVARVGEGIVSSIGSAKSHKDVLENPNMISKKVLASGLDAGTAFEILSIDIADVDVGQNIGAILETDRAEADKKIAQAKAEERRAMAYAAEQEMKAKVMEMKAKLVEAEAQIPMAMASALRDGKLGVMDYYNLKNIEADTQMRKEIGAAPETK from the coding sequence ATGGATACTCTTCTTATCGTTGGAATCATCATCGCGGCGATTGCCGTTATCGTTTTGCTCGCCTTTATTGGCAAGTTCTTCAGCCTATGGCTGCAGGCCTTGTTCTCCAAGGCAAACGTGAGCATTTTCCAGCTTATCGGTATGCGTCTGCGTAAGGTGCCGCCGCAGGTGATTGTTGAAGCCCGAATCCTCAGCTGCAAGGCAGGCCTCCCGGTCGACACGAACCTGCTCGAAGCCCACTACCTTAGCCGCGGTAACGTACTCCGCGTAATCCAGGCTTTGATTGCCGCGAACAAGGCGAACATCAAGCTCGACTTCAAGGAAGCCGCCGCTATCGACCTCGCCGGCCGTAACGTGCTCGAAGCCGTGCAGATGTCCGTGAACCCGAAGGTGATTGAAACGCCGAAGGTTTCCGCCGTGGCTCTCGACGGTATTCAGCTGCATGCCGTGACCCGTATTACCGTGCGTGCCAGCATCCAGAAGCTGGTCGGTGGCGCTGGCGAAGATACCGTGGTCGCCCGCGTGGGCGAAGGCATTGTGTCTTCTATCGGTTCTGCAAAGAGCCACAAGGACGTGCTCGAAAATCCGAACATGATTTCCAAGAAGGTGCTCGCTTCCGGCCTTGATGCCGGTACCGCCTTCGAAATTCTTTCGATTGACATCGCCGACGTGGACGTGGGCCAGAACATCGGCGCTATCCTCGAAACCGACCGTGCCGAAGCCGACAAGAAGATTGCACAGGCCAAGGCCGAAGAACGCCGCGCCATGGCGTACGCCGCCGAACAGGAAATGAAGGCCAAGGTCATGGAAATGAAGGCAAAACTTGTGGAAGCCGAAGCCCAGATTCCGATGGCCATGGCATCTGCCCTTCGCGACGGCAAGCTCGGCGTGATGGACTATTACAACCTCAAGAATATCGAAGCCGACACGCAAATGCGTAAAGAAATCGGAGCTGCCCCGGAGACTAAGTAG
- a CDS encoding transporter substrate-binding domain-containing protein produces the protein MKKFFSVVSAIACIVALSGCNEKKLSLNSDYSYNRVKASGILVMGHMGDYPPMVFTDKDSNVVGFDVDLAREVCSRLGLRLKLHLIPWADKEKELNTENIDCVWNGMSVDESRTSAMNLSDPYLTNRLVFMVKNEAYNSLDSLKGKKIGVQYASTAWSMIEQSEIKKDVKEIVQFETMNLALDAMVQDSVEAVFMDEVAAKYWNVLNNKNYAILEDGVYNEFYAVGFRKADKALRDTINAVLASMKKDGKFVDITVKWFGK, from the coding sequence ATGAAAAAGTTTTTCTCGGTTGTTTCTGCGATTGCCTGCATTGTTGCTCTTTCTGGGTGCAATGAAAAAAAATTATCCCTGAATTCGGATTATTCCTACAATAGAGTAAAGGCTTCTGGAATCCTGGTGATGGGCCATATGGGGGATTATCCGCCCATGGTCTTTACCGATAAGGACAGCAATGTTGTGGGTTTTGATGTTGACCTAGCGCGTGAGGTTTGCTCTCGTCTGGGACTGAGACTTAAACTGCACTTGATTCCTTGGGCTGACAAGGAAAAAGAATTGAATACGGAAAATATTGACTGCGTGTGGAATGGCATGAGCGTCGACGAATCTCGAACTTCGGCCATGAACTTGAGCGATCCTTACCTCACCAACAGACTGGTTTTCATGGTGAAGAATGAGGCCTACAATAGCTTGGATTCTTTGAAGGGTAAAAAGATTGGTGTCCAGTATGCTTCGACTGCTTGGTCGATGATCGAACAGTCTGAAATTAAAAAGGATGTCAAGGAAATCGTGCAGTTTGAAACTATGAACCTTGCGCTGGATGCTATGGTGCAAGATTCTGTCGAAGCAGTGTTTATGGATGAAGTCGCAGCCAAGTATTGGAATGTCTTGAACAATAAAAATTATGCCATTTTGGAAGATGGCGTGTACAATGAATTTTATGCAGTCGGGTTCCGCAAGGCTGACAAGGCTCTCCGCGATACAATAAATGCCGTCCTTGCTTCGATGAAGAAAGACGGCAAATTCGTTGATATTACGGTCAAGTGGTTCGGTAAGTAG
- a CDS encoding transporter substrate-binding domain-containing protein — protein sequence MKKIFAFIALVALALASVGCESGDDSYKKVMAKGELVIGLDAYYPPMGFYDQDGDIVGFDIDLAIEVCARLGIKLKTVPINWENKEHELNSGAIDCIWNGMSVDSARASSMSLSDPYLKNGMYFVVKDSSLVNMDSLMGKRIALQKGSTSQDHLVTSKIGMSAKEIIAFEDNLKALAALDSGDVDVVYVDEVIAKYLIYKYKKEYFFWVDPHIKEKLAVGFRKNDQALRNAVNDILNTMKIDGRFVKISMKWFGK from the coding sequence GTGAAAAAGATTTTTGCGTTTATTGCTCTTGTTGCCTTAGCTCTGGCTTCCGTTGGCTGTGAAAGTGGAGATGATTCCTACAAGAAGGTGATGGCGAAGGGCGAATTGGTCATTGGCCTCGATGCATATTATCCGCCTATGGGCTTTTACGACCAGGATGGCGACATCGTTGGCTTTGATATTGATCTTGCCATAGAAGTTTGCGCCCGCCTAGGTATCAAACTCAAGACAGTTCCGATTAATTGGGAAAACAAGGAACATGAACTGAATTCGGGAGCGATCGATTGTATTTGGAATGGTATGAGTGTCGATAGCGCCCGAGCTTCTTCGATGAGTTTGAGCGATCCGTACTTAAAAAATGGCATGTACTTTGTGGTGAAGGATTCTTCGCTTGTGAATATGGATTCGCTAATGGGTAAGAGAATTGCCTTGCAGAAGGGGTCCACTTCGCAAGATCATCTTGTCACGTCGAAGATAGGGATGTCAGCCAAGGAAATCATCGCGTTTGAAGACAACCTCAAGGCGCTTGCGGCTTTGGACAGCGGCGACGTAGACGTTGTGTACGTGGATGAGGTCATCGCAAAGTATCTGATCTATAAATACAAGAAAGAATACTTTTTTTGGGTAGACCCTCATATAAAAGAAAAACTTGCTGTCGGTTTCCGCAAGAATGACCAGGCGCTCCGCAATGCCGTAAATGACATTTTGAATACGATGAAAATTGATGGTCGTTTTGTGAAAATTTCGATGAAGTGGTTTGGCAAATAA
- a CDS encoding amino acid ABC transporter ATP-binding protein — translation MGNVNESAPILKVEHVKKSFGDLHVLKDISFDLKAGEVLSIIGPSGSGKSTLLRCLTQLETVDGGLVQVDGKDMVVPNDSAKGAAVKYAPAKTLREIRLSTGLVFQNFNLFPHLTVLQNLCLAPVRVLGDERKDARAMGRFLLKRMGLEGKEKAYPCELSGGQQQRVSIARALAMNPKILFFDEPTSALDPELTGEVLKIIKKLAEDKMTMVIVTHEMAFARDVADKVIFMDGGVIVEQGTPDHVFRESGNERLAQFLSRFSKA, via the coding sequence ATGGGAAATGTGAATGAATCTGCGCCGATCCTCAAGGTAGAACACGTCAAGAAGTCCTTTGGCGACTTGCATGTGCTCAAGGATATTTCTTTTGACCTGAAGGCGGGCGAGGTGCTCTCGATTATCGGACCCAGCGGTTCCGGCAAGAGTACGCTGTTGCGCTGCCTTACCCAGCTCGAAACGGTTGACGGCGGCCTGGTGCAGGTCGACGGCAAGGACATGGTGGTGCCGAATGATTCGGCGAAGGGCGCTGCGGTCAAGTATGCTCCGGCTAAAACGCTTCGTGAAATTCGCCTTTCTACGGGACTCGTGTTCCAGAACTTCAACTTGTTCCCGCACCTGACGGTGCTCCAGAACCTTTGCCTCGCTCCGGTGCGTGTGCTGGGGGACGAACGCAAGGATGCCCGCGCCATGGGGCGGTTCCTGCTCAAGCGCATGGGCCTTGAAGGTAAGGAAAAGGCTTACCCTTGCGAACTCAGCGGCGGCCAGCAGCAGCGCGTGTCCATTGCCCGCGCGCTCGCGATGAACCCGAAGATTCTTTTCTTTGATGAGCCGACGAGTGCCTTGGACCCGGAACTCACCGGCGAAGTGCTCAAGATTATCAAGAAACTGGCTGAAGACAAGATGACCATGGTCATCGTGACTCACGAAATGGCCTTTGCCCGCGACGTGGCCGACAAGGTCATCTTCATGGACGGCGGTGTCATTGTGGAACAGGGGACCCCCGACCACGTGTTCCGCGAATCGGGCAACGAGCGCCTGGCGCAGTTCCTGAGCCGTTTTTCAAAGGCTTGA
- a CDS encoding amino acid ABC transporter permease — MSELSTLLPILWGGFCTTLAIFGLTLLFSIPLGLLIAVLKMSKWRVVRYPVSFYISVMRGTPLLLQIVAIYFGSYYLSEYAGVDFSFDRFPAVIVAFSINYAAYFAEIFRGGIQSIPKGQYEAAYMLGMTRTQTFFRIILPQVVKRVVPASANEVITLVKDTSLAQVIAVTELFALAKKQQAAYASIYPLFVAGVFYYVANLLLSVLFAYVERKLNYYK, encoded by the coding sequence ATGTCGGAATTGTCAACGCTTTTGCCTATCCTTTGGGGCGGCTTCTGCACGACGCTCGCCATTTTCGGGCTCACGCTCCTGTTCTCAATTCCGTTGGGTCTGCTCATTGCGGTTCTCAAGATGAGCAAGTGGCGCGTGGTGCGTTACCCGGTATCGTTCTACATCTCGGTGATGCGCGGCACCCCTTTGCTGCTCCAGATTGTGGCGATTTACTTTGGTTCCTACTACCTGAGCGAATATGCGGGCGTGGATTTTTCCTTTGACCGCTTCCCGGCGGTGATTGTGGCGTTTTCGATAAACTATGCGGCCTACTTTGCTGAAATTTTCCGCGGCGGCATCCAGTCCATACCCAAGGGGCAGTACGAGGCGGCCTACATGCTGGGCATGACCCGCACGCAGACGTTCTTCCGTATTATCCTCCCGCAGGTGGTAAAGCGCGTGGTACCCGCCAGCGCTAACGAAGTCATCACTCTGGTGAAGGACACCTCCCTTGCGCAGGTGATTGCGGTGACGGAACTTTTTGCGCTGGCCAAGAAACAGCAGGCCGCTTACGCGAGCATTTACCCGCTGTTCGTGGCGGGCGTATTCTACTATGTGGCGAACCTTTTGCTGAGCGTGCTTTTTGCCTACGTGGAACGCAAGCTCAATTACTATAAGTGA
- a CDS encoding amino acid ABC transporter substrate-binding protein: protein MKKIFAMFAAVACAAVLSACNDQKAESKTQADESLNKVKAAGEFVLGLDDSFPPMGFRDKDNNIVGFDIDLATEVCARLGVKLKTQPISWDAKEQELNTGKIDCIWNGMSVDSARAKAMNLSDPYLKNRMIFTVKDKALANLAALAGKKIAVQNGSTAQKLLDASEAGKAAKEIVPFDDNQTALMDLDKGGVDAVFLDEIVAKYWIVTNAKDYTVLEEGLSDEVYAVGFRKKDQALRDAVNSTLAAMKADGKFDEISAKWFGK from the coding sequence ATGAAAAAGATTTTTGCGATGTTTGCGGCGGTTGCGTGTGCCGCGGTTCTTTCTGCCTGCAACGACCAGAAGGCGGAATCCAAGACTCAGGCCGATGAATCCCTGAACAAGGTGAAAGCGGCGGGCGAGTTCGTGCTCGGTCTCGACGATTCTTTTCCGCCGATGGGTTTCCGCGACAAGGACAACAACATCGTGGGTTTCGATATCGACCTCGCTACCGAAGTTTGTGCGCGCCTGGGCGTGAAGCTCAAGACGCAGCCGATTTCCTGGGATGCGAAGGAACAGGAACTGAACACCGGCAAGATTGACTGCATCTGGAACGGCATGAGCGTGGACAGCGCCCGTGCGAAAGCGATGAACTTGAGCGACCCGTACCTCAAGAACCGCATGATTTTCACGGTGAAGGACAAGGCTCTTGCAAATCTCGCGGCCCTCGCCGGCAAGAAGATTGCCGTGCAGAACGGTTCTACCGCCCAGAAGCTTTTGGATGCTTCCGAAGCGGGCAAGGCTGCCAAGGAAATCGTCCCGTTTGACGACAACCAGACGGCGCTTATGGATTTGGACAAGGGCGGTGTCGACGCCGTGTTCCTGGACGAAATCGTGGCCAAGTACTGGATTGTGACGAACGCGAAGGACTACACGGTGCTCGAGGAAGGCCTCTCCGACGAAGTCTATGCCGTGGGTTTCCGCAAAAAAGACCAGGCCCTGCGTGATGCCGTGAACTCTACCCTGGCCGCCATGAAGGCCGACGGCAAGTTCGACGAAATCTCTGCCAAGTGGTTCGGCAAGTAA
- a CDS encoding lipopolysaccharide assembly protein LapB, producing MDVFPPAKELYLSIIQALNRYRLFSINEGEDASSAATYQVKISPVLNKENTFFVTLYKGKTADILWSESLQVNANDDFGLVGTQVAMQIFRLLFHSAAQTYEQNKELAPRWWYATSFANVKIDNICRDSFDEIVNELEPLAKAEKSPIFVPYTLVWAYYVAITESWVNAKEYVAKIESLACAAMRNNPYSVYAQFMMAVYNMAIGNKNGAVPYLRQILADLPQCVRSRRILVQLCMFAGQMDEALRLLNEGSRFIKGPEGVLLHSTPRAFIFFLQGKFAECEETLNQVLMFHPESTLARLMLIACNNKRGNFKESEKHIRVFFEYHPNFQKSDLEHILKGIPSPTKDALLGSVSNVFLS from the coding sequence TTGGACGTTTTTCCCCCTGCAAAAGAGCTTTATCTCTCTATCATCCAAGCCTTGAACCGGTACCGGCTTTTTTCAATCAACGAGGGCGAAGACGCTTCGTCCGCGGCAACGTATCAGGTAAAAATATCCCCGGTCTTGAACAAAGAAAATACCTTCTTTGTAACTCTATACAAAGGAAAAACGGCGGATATTCTTTGGTCGGAATCGCTACAGGTTAACGCTAACGACGATTTTGGACTGGTGGGAACGCAGGTGGCGATGCAGATTTTTAGGCTTTTGTTCCATTCGGCGGCGCAGACTTATGAACAAAACAAGGAATTGGCTCCCCGGTGGTGGTATGCCACTTCTTTTGCCAATGTCAAAATCGACAATATTTGCCGGGATTCGTTTGATGAAATAGTCAACGAATTGGAGCCGTTGGCTAAAGCGGAGAAAAGCCCCATATTTGTACCCTATACGCTTGTTTGGGCCTATTATGTTGCCATAACGGAATCCTGGGTGAACGCCAAGGAGTATGTTGCAAAAATAGAATCGCTTGCCTGTGCCGCAATGCGGAACAATCCCTATTCTGTATACGCCCAGTTCATGATGGCGGTTTACAATATGGCGATCGGGAACAAAAATGGAGCTGTTCCTTACCTTCGGCAGATCTTGGCTGATCTTCCGCAGTGTGTTAGGTCTCGGCGTATTCTGGTTCAGCTCTGTATGTTCGCGGGGCAGATGGACGAGGCTTTGCGTTTGCTGAACGAAGGCTCCCGGTTTATTAAGGGGCCCGAAGGCGTGCTCCTCCATTCTACACCAAGGGCGTTCATCTTTTTCTTGCAGGGCAAGTTTGCGGAATGTGAAGAAACGTTAAATCAAGTTTTGATGTTCCATCCGGAATCGACCTTAGCTAGGCTTATGCTGATTGCCTGCAATAACAAAAGGGGCAATTTCAAGGAAAGTGAAAAGCATATACGGGTGTTTTTTGAATACCATCCGAATTTCCAGAAGTCTGACCTGGAGCATATTTTGAAGGGAATCCCTTCGCCTACGAAAGATGCGCTTCTTGGTAGCGTTAGCAACGTTTTTCTGTCATAA